From Sporosarcina sp. Te-1, the proteins below share one genomic window:
- a CDS encoding collagen-like protein — MDNCSNCNNCNQCPCLCRSQLGPFSAVDLCGIPGVIPVIPTACSGLCEYGYIYNLSPEVVAVEADIIFDSTGIVTPGITHIPGTSQIFITSPGVYEVTFSVSGVEPNQFTLYLNGAPLPETVYGSGAGTQQNNGQAIIAIPSGGILTLRNHSSAAAVILQTLAGGTQTNVNASIILKMLSPVVQ, encoded by the coding sequence ATGGATAACTGTAGTAACTGTAATAACTGTAATCAGTGTCCTTGTTTATGCCGAAGTCAATTAGGGCCATTCTCAGCTGTCGATCTCTGTGGAATACCTGGGGTAATTCCGGTAATACCAACTGCATGTAGTGGTCTATGCGAATATGGTTATATATATAATCTAAGCCCTGAAGTTGTAGCTGTAGAGGCAGATATAATTTTTGATTCAACAGGCATAGTAACACCTGGAATTACGCATATTCCAGGAACTTCCCAAATTTTTATTACTAGTCCGGGAGTCTATGAGGTTACCTTCAGCGTATCTGGTGTTGAACCTAACCAATTCACCCTATACTTAAATGGTGCACCACTTCCAGAGACAGTGTATGGTTCTGGGGCCGGTACTCAACAAAACAATGGTCAAGCAATAATTGCTATACCATCCGGTGGTATACTTACACTTAGAAATCATTCCTCCGCTGCAGCTGTAATCCTTCAAACTTTGGCAGGGGGCACACAAACAAACGTAAATGCTTCTATTATTCTCAAAATGTTAAGTCCTGTTGTCCAATAG
- the sufB gene encoding Fe-S cluster assembly protein SufB: protein MAKKMPEIGDYKYGFHDKDVSVFRSERGLTKEIVEEISRMKEEPQWMLDYRLKSLEIFYSKPMPQWGGDLNSLNFDEITYYVKPSEATERSWDEVPEEIKRTFDKLGIPEAEQKYLAGVSAQYESEVVYHNMKEDLEEMGIVFKDTDSALRENEELFKKYWGTVIPNTDNKFAALNSAVWSGGSFIYVPPGIKVETPLQAYFRINSENMGQFERTLIVVDEGASVHYVEGCTAPVYTTNSLHSAVVEIIIKKDAYCRYTTIQNWANNVYNLVTKRAVCEANATMEWIDGNIGSKLTMKYPACILKGEGARGMTLSIALAGKGQHQDAGAKMMHLAPNTSSTIVSKSISQHGGKVTYRGIVHFGRRAEGARANIECDTLIMDKLSTSDTIPYNEILNDNISLEHEAKVSKVSEEQLFYLMSRGVPEQEATEMIVMGFIEPFTKELPMEYAVEMNRLIKFEMEGSIG, encoded by the coding sequence ATGGCGAAGAAAATGCCTGAAATCGGCGATTATAAATATGGTTTCCATGACAAAGACGTATCTGTTTTCCGTTCGGAACGTGGATTGACGAAAGAGATCGTAGAGGAAATTTCTCGAATGAAGGAAGAGCCGCAATGGATGCTCGACTATCGGTTGAAATCTCTTGAGATCTTCTACAGCAAGCCGATGCCACAATGGGGCGGCGACTTGAATTCATTGAACTTCGATGAAATCACGTATTACGTTAAACCATCCGAAGCGACAGAACGTTCATGGGATGAGGTTCCGGAAGAAATCAAACGGACATTTGACAAACTCGGTATTCCAGAAGCGGAACAAAAATACTTGGCGGGTGTGTCCGCGCAGTACGAATCCGAAGTGGTATACCACAACATGAAAGAAGACCTCGAGGAAATGGGGATCGTCTTCAAGGATACGGATTCCGCCCTTCGCGAAAACGAAGAGCTCTTCAAAAAGTACTGGGGTACTGTCATTCCAAACACGGATAACAAATTTGCGGCATTGAATTCCGCAGTATGGTCCGGTGGTTCTTTCATCTACGTACCGCCTGGCATCAAAGTGGAAACGCCATTGCAAGCTTACTTCCGTATCAACTCGGAAAACATGGGGCAATTTGAGCGTACTTTGATCGTGGTCGACGAAGGCGCAAGCGTCCATTACGTTGAAGGATGTACAGCACCTGTTTACACAACAAACTCCCTTCATAGTGCGGTTGTTGAAATCATCATCAAAAAAGACGCATATTGCCGTTATACAACGATTCAAAACTGGGCGAACAACGTCTACAACCTTGTGACAAAGCGTGCTGTTTGTGAAGCGAACGCTACAATGGAATGGATCGACGGCAATATCGGTTCCAAATTGACGATGAAATATCCGGCTTGTATCCTTAAAGGCGAAGGCGCACGTGGCATGACTCTTTCCATCGCGCTTGCCGGTAAAGGCCAACACCAAGATGCTGGAGCTAAAATGATGCACCTGGCGCCGAATACGTCATCGACTATCGTTTCTAAATCGATCTCCCAGCATGGAGGAAAAGTAACATACCGCGGTATCGTTCACTTCGGCCGTCGTGCAGAAGGCGCTCGTGCGAACATTGAATGTGACACATTGATCATGGATAAGTTGTCTACGTCTGATACGATTCCATACAACGAAATCCTAAATGATAACATTTCACTTGAACACGAAGCGAAAGTTTCCAAAGTATCCGAAGAGCAACTCTTCTACTTGATGAGCCGTGGAGTTCCGGAACAAGAAGCGACTGAAATGATCGTCATGGGCTTCATTGAGCCGTTCACAAAAGAATTGCCAATGGAATATGCAGTTGAAATGAACCGTTTGATTAAGTTTGAGATGGAAGGCAGTATCGGTTAA
- the sufD gene encoding Fe-S cluster assembly protein SufD, translating to MTVETKMALTEQDVRSFSANMNEADWMAEFRAHALAKVEQLPMPTPDKTKIDKWNFTSFPVHAVESGTYASLDELPEEVKGLVNVEEQKNIYVQRNNTPAFLSLSDDLKAQGVILTDIFTASREHSELIQKYLMTDGVKVDEHRLTALHAALLNGGVFVYVPKNVVVEEPIQVVYLHDDAQASLFNHTLIIADANSSLTYVENYQSTVAEAQGLANIVAEVFTGDNAKVEYGAVDVLAKGFTTYVNRRGVAGPGSRIEWALGLMNDSDTVSENITHLVGNGSSSDMKTVVVGRGNQKQNFTSEIVHWGMDTQGFILKHGVMKEGASSIFNGIGRIAKGATRSDAVQESRVLMLSEKARGDANPILLIDEDDVTAGHAASVGRVDPLQLFYLMSRGISKQEAERLVIHGFLAPVVTSLPIEGVKKQLTEVIERKVR from the coding sequence ATGACGGTTGAAACAAAAATGGCATTGACCGAACAGGACGTCCGCTCTTTTTCCGCAAACATGAATGAAGCCGACTGGATGGCTGAATTCCGTGCACACGCACTGGCGAAAGTGGAACAGCTTCCGATGCCAACACCAGATAAAACAAAAATTGACAAATGGAATTTCACGAGCTTTCCGGTTCACGCGGTGGAATCCGGAACATATGCGTCTCTAGACGAACTGCCTGAAGAAGTAAAAGGGCTGGTAAACGTCGAAGAACAGAAGAACATCTATGTGCAGCGCAACAATACGCCTGCCTTCCTTTCGCTTTCCGATGACTTGAAAGCACAAGGCGTCATTTTGACGGACATCTTCACTGCGAGCCGTGAGCATTCCGAACTGATCCAGAAATACTTAATGACGGACGGCGTAAAAGTGGACGAGCATCGCTTGACTGCTTTGCATGCGGCATTGCTGAATGGCGGTGTGTTTGTCTATGTACCAAAGAACGTGGTTGTAGAAGAACCGATCCAAGTCGTTTATTTACATGACGATGCGCAAGCATCCCTGTTCAACCATACATTGATCATAGCAGATGCGAACAGTTCCTTGACGTATGTCGAGAACTACCAATCCACTGTTGCGGAAGCGCAAGGTTTGGCGAATATCGTGGCAGAAGTATTTACAGGCGACAATGCCAAAGTGGAATACGGTGCGGTGGATGTTTTAGCAAAAGGATTCACAACCTATGTCAACCGCCGCGGCGTCGCTGGTCCAGGCAGCCGTATCGAATGGGCGCTTGGTCTTATGAATGACAGCGACACTGTATCGGAAAACATTACACACCTCGTGGGGAACGGTTCTTCCAGCGATATGAAAACAGTGGTCGTCGGCCGTGGCAATCAAAAGCAGAACTTTACTTCTGAAATCGTCCACTGGGGCATGGATACACAAGGCTTCATCTTGAAGCATGGCGTCATGAAAGAAGGAGCTTCCTCCATCTTTAATGGAATTGGCCGCATCGCGAAGGGTGCAACGAGATCCGATGCTGTACAAGAGTCCCGGGTCCTTATGCTGAGCGAGAAAGCTCGCGGAGATGCGAACCCAATCCTGCTAATTGACGAAGATGATGTAACCGCAGGACATGCCGCATCTGTCGGCCGTGTCGATCCGCTGCAATTATTCTATTTGATGAGCCGTGGAATTTCTAAGCAAGAAGCAGAACGCCTCGTCATCCATGGTTTCCTTGCACCTGTTGTCACAAGCTTGCCAATCGAAGGTGTCAAGAAGCAATTGACGGAGGTCATTGAAAGGAAAGTGCGCTAA
- a CDS encoding dicarboxylate/amino acid:cation symporter, giving the protein MKIKVGLIWRIIIAIGLAILLGWSLPLLHEGFAKGFGRTFATFNMIFGGFLNFVVPLIIVAFIAPGIAKLGKGSGKLLGLATAFAYISTIVAGVLAFFAATTILPNFIKTGQRQIEGNHHVLKPFFELELTPLMGVMTALLLAFILGIGMASINSKSMLAFFDEFNLLIEKVISYIIIPLLPIHIFGIFLNMTYTGEVAKVLSVFAMVFVMIIALHLIMLLLQYTVAGTLNGKNPLMLMKTMAPAYMTAIGTQSSAATIPVTLRQAKKTGASDKVTDFTIPLFATIHLSGSTITLVSCSIGVLLMNGMPIEFGSYFPFILMLGVTMIAAPGVPGGAVMAAVGLLGKMLHFDDSMIALMIALYMAQDSFGTATNVTGDGALAMIVDRFTPKAKG; this is encoded by the coding sequence ATGAAAATTAAAGTAGGACTTATTTGGCGCATCATAATCGCCATCGGCCTCGCTATCCTGTTAGGATGGTCATTGCCCTTACTGCATGAAGGGTTTGCCAAAGGCTTCGGCAGAACATTTGCCACGTTCAATATGATTTTCGGCGGCTTCTTGAATTTCGTCGTTCCTTTGATCATCGTTGCTTTCATCGCACCGGGAATTGCGAAGCTCGGAAAAGGGTCCGGGAAATTGCTCGGACTGGCCACGGCATTCGCCTATATTTCCACAATTGTCGCTGGAGTGCTCGCTTTTTTTGCAGCAACGACAATATTGCCGAACTTCATCAAGACGGGGCAGCGGCAGATCGAAGGTAATCATCATGTGCTGAAACCGTTTTTTGAATTGGAATTGACACCGTTGATGGGCGTCATGACTGCATTATTGCTTGCTTTTATCCTTGGAATCGGAATGGCATCCATCAACAGCAAGTCGATGCTCGCTTTCTTTGATGAATTCAACTTGCTTATCGAGAAAGTCATATCTTATATTATCATTCCGTTGTTGCCGATCCATATCTTTGGAATATTTCTCAATATGACATACACGGGCGAGGTAGCTAAAGTTCTTTCCGTTTTCGCAATGGTCTTTGTCATGATCATCGCGCTTCACCTGATCATGTTATTGCTACAGTACACAGTTGCTGGAACATTGAATGGAAAAAATCCGCTAATGCTCATGAAAACAATGGCACCAGCTTACATGACGGCAATCGGTACACAGTCATCAGCTGCAACGATACCCGTTACATTGCGTCAGGCGAAAAAGACGGGCGCTTCTGATAAGGTGACTGATTTTACCATACCGCTTTTTGCGACGATCCACTTATCGGGCAGTACAATCACGCTAGTCTCTTGTTCGATCGGCGTTCTTCTAATGAACGGCATGCCAATCGAATTCGGCAGTTACTTCCCGTTCATTCTTATGCTTGGTGTCACGATGATCGCAGCACCAGGAGTTCCGGGAGGGGCTGTCATGGCGGCTGTCGGATTGCTCGGAAAGATGCTCCATTTTGACGATTCCATGATTGCGCTTATGATCGCTTTGTATATGGCGCAAGACAGCTTTGGAACAGCCACGAACGTTACAGGAGACGGAGCACTTGCGATGATTGTCGATCGCTTCACCCCGAAAGCGAAAGGATAA
- the sufU gene encoding Fe-S cluster assembly sulfur transfer protein SufU: MSTNKLDQLYRSVIMDHYKNPRNKGVLSDNNVTIDMNNPTCGDVIHLTLQVEDGVVQDAKFEGEGCSISMASASMMTQLVKGKKTEDAVKYAHLFSDMMLGKDVDDSVDLGDIEALSGVAKFPARIKCATLAWKALEKGVGNESEE; this comes from the coding sequence ATGTCAACTAACAAACTCGACCAATTGTATCGGTCCGTCATTATGGACCACTACAAAAACCCAAGAAACAAAGGCGTGCTATCCGACAACAATGTGACGATCGATATGAACAACCCGACTTGCGGCGACGTCATCCATTTGACACTTCAAGTGGAGGACGGCGTCGTACAAGACGCGAAATTCGAAGGGGAAGGGTGCTCCATTTCCATGGCATCCGCATCGATGATGACCCAATTGGTCAAAGGCAAAAAAACGGAAGACGCCGTGAAATATGCCCATCTATTCTCGGACATGATGCTCGGCAAGGACGTCGATGATTCCGTCGACTTAGGCGACATTGAAGCCTTATCGGGTGTTGCGAAGTTTCCAGCGCGCATCAAGTGTGCTACATTGGCTTGGAAAGCGTTGGAAAAGGGAGTCGGGAACGAATCTGAGGAATAA
- the sufC gene encoding Fe-S cluster assembly ATPase SufC, with product MATLEIKDLHVEIEGKEILKGVNLTINTGEIHAIMGPNGTGKSTLSSAIMGHPKYEVTSGTVTLDGEDVLEMEVDERAKAGLFLAMQYPSEISGVTNADFLRSAVNARREEGDEISLMKFIRELDSKMDLLEMDQDMATRYLNEGFSGGEKKRNEILQLMMLQPKFAILDEIDSGLDIDALKIVSKGINEMRGEGFGCMIITHYQRLLNYITPDFVHVMMQGKVVKSGGAELAKKLEENGYDWIKEELGIEDETVGQEA from the coding sequence ATGGCAACTTTGGAAATTAAGGACCTTCATGTCGAAATTGAAGGCAAGGAAATATTGAAAGGTGTCAATTTGACAATCAATACAGGCGAGATCCATGCGATCATGGGTCCGAATGGTACAGGTAAATCTACGCTGTCCTCAGCGATAATGGGCCACCCTAAATATGAAGTGACATCTGGAACGGTAACTCTGGACGGAGAAGACGTCCTTGAAATGGAAGTCGATGAGCGGGCGAAAGCGGGTCTTTTCCTCGCAATGCAATACCCGAGTGAAATTTCCGGCGTAACAAACGCAGACTTCTTGCGCTCTGCAGTGAATGCGCGCCGTGAAGAAGGCGATGAGATTTCATTGATGAAATTCATCCGCGAATTGGATAGCAAAATGGATCTTCTTGAAATGGATCAGGATATGGCAACTCGTTATTTGAATGAAGGATTTTCCGGCGGAGAAAAGAAGCGTAACGAAATCCTTCAATTGATGATGTTGCAACCGAAATTTGCCATTCTTGACGAAATCGACTCCGGTCTTGATATCGATGCCTTGAAGATCGTGTCGAAAGGGATCAACGAAATGCGCGGCGAAGGGTTTGGCTGCATGATCATCACACACTATCAACGCCTTCTTAACTACATCACACCGGACTTCGTCCATGTCATGATGCAAGGGAAAGTCGTCAAATCAGGCGGAGCAGAACTTGCGAAGAAGCTTGAGGAGAACGGCTATGACTGGATCAAAGAGGAACTTGGAATCGAAGACGAGACTGTTGGACAAGAAGCTTAA
- a CDS encoding cysteine desulfurase: MLSKEIRNHFPILDQEINGHPLVYLDSAATSQKPQQVIDALTKYYSEDNSNVHRGVHSLGNRATEGYENAREKVREFINAKSTQEVIFMRGATTGLNTVAQSYGRANVGEGDEIVITYMEHHSNIIPWQQLAKEKGAVLKYIDLEEDGTLSLDKVRETVTDRTKIVSVMYVSNVLGTMNPIKEIAEIAHANGAVMVVDGAQAAPHLKLDVQKIDCDFLAFSGHKMCGPTGIGVLYGKKELLNQMEPIEFGGEMIDFVGLYDSTWKELPWKFEGGTPIIAGAIGLGAAIDFLREIGLDKIERHEHELAGLAMEKMSEIEGLTIYGPHDPKKRAGIVTFNLEGVHPHDLATVLDMNGIAVRAGHHCAQPLMKWLDVSATARASFYLYNTEDDVDRLVEGLRMAKEYFQ, translated from the coding sequence ATGCTCAGTAAAGAGATCCGCAACCATTTCCCGATACTTGACCAGGAAATCAACGGGCATCCGCTCGTTTACTTAGATAGTGCTGCAACATCCCAAAAACCGCAGCAAGTCATTGATGCATTGACAAAGTACTATTCCGAGGACAATTCAAACGTTCACCGGGGTGTCCATTCACTAGGAAACCGGGCGACCGAGGGCTATGAGAATGCCCGCGAAAAAGTACGGGAATTCATCAATGCAAAATCAACCCAGGAAGTCATTTTCATGCGCGGTGCGACGACCGGTTTAAATACAGTCGCCCAAAGCTATGGACGCGCCAATGTCGGCGAAGGCGACGAAATCGTGATTACGTACATGGAACACCACTCGAATATCATTCCATGGCAGCAGCTTGCTAAGGAAAAAGGCGCGGTTCTGAAGTATATCGATCTTGAAGAAGATGGAACGTTGTCGCTTGATAAAGTGCGTGAGACGGTGACGGATCGGACGAAAATCGTGTCCGTCATGTATGTTTCGAATGTCCTTGGAACGATGAATCCAATCAAGGAAATTGCAGAAATTGCGCATGCGAATGGTGCAGTCATGGTAGTGGACGGCGCGCAAGCCGCTCCTCATTTGAAGCTCGACGTACAGAAGATTGATTGCGACTTCTTGGCATTCTCAGGCCATAAAATGTGCGGTCCAACGGGAATCGGCGTCCTCTATGGCAAAAAGGAACTGCTGAACCAGATGGAGCCAATCGAATTTGGCGGCGAAATGATCGACTTTGTCGGTTTGTATGATTCGACGTGGAAAGAGCTTCCGTGGAAGTTCGAGGGCGGCACACCGATTATTGCTGGTGCCATCGGATTAGGTGCAGCCATTGATTTTCTCAGGGAAATCGGATTAGACAAGATTGAACGCCATGAACATGAGCTGGCTGGTCTTGCGATGGAAAAGATGTCCGAAATCGAAGGATTGACGATTTATGGCCCACATGATCCAAAAAAACGTGCAGGCATTGTAACGTTCAATCTCGAAGGCGTCCATCCACATGACTTGGCGACTGTGCTTGATATGAACGGCATTGCAGTGCGTGCCGGCCATCATTGTGCGCAACCGCTCATGAAATGGCTTGACGTTTCTGCCACGGCTCGCGCCAGCTTTTACTTATACAACACCGAAGACGATGTGGATCGGCTTGTAGAAGGGCTCCGCATGGCAAAGGAGTATTTCCAATAA
- a CDS encoding MetQ/NlpA family ABC transporter substrate-binding protein, whose translation MKKIISALLLATLVLALAACGTKDKDSNNASSGDTEQEKTKIVVGASNTPHAVILKKAQPLLEEKGYELEIETYQDYVLPNKDLDSKDLDANYFQHIPYMEGQIADFGYDFVNAGEIHIEPIGVYSKKYKSLDELPDGATILISNSVADHGRVLAMLEEKGLITLAEGVDKVKAELSDIVDNPKNLKFDPNYEPALMPQLYKNDEGDALLINSNYAIDAGLNPLEDAIVLESQDSPYVNIIAVNKGDEDNEAIKALVEVLKSKEIQDFILEEWKGSVVPVK comes from the coding sequence ATGAAAAAAATCATTTCGGCATTATTGCTTGCAACGCTTGTTTTGGCGTTAGCAGCTTGCGGCACAAAGGATAAAGACAGCAATAACGCGTCATCAGGTGATACGGAACAAGAAAAAACAAAAATTGTTGTTGGGGCTTCCAATACGCCTCACGCAGTCATTTTGAAAAAAGCCCAACCACTGCTTGAAGAAAAAGGATATGAATTAGAGATTGAAACATACCAAGACTATGTGCTGCCAAATAAAGATTTGGATTCGAAAGATTTGGATGCGAACTACTTCCAGCACATTCCCTACATGGAAGGACAAATCGCTGACTTTGGCTATGATTTCGTTAATGCAGGAGAGATCCATATTGAACCGATCGGCGTCTATTCAAAGAAATACAAATCACTGGATGAACTTCCGGACGGAGCAACTATCTTGATCAGCAACTCGGTTGCCGACCATGGTCGTGTACTTGCGATGTTGGAAGAAAAAGGCCTTATTACACTTGCTGAAGGCGTGGATAAAGTAAAAGCGGAATTGAGCGACATCGTCGACAATCCGAAAAACCTGAAGTTCGATCCGAACTATGAGCCAGCTTTAATGCCGCAGCTCTATAAAAATGACGAAGGCGATGCTTTGTTGATCAATTCAAACTATGCAATCGATGCAGGATTGAATCCGCTTGAAGATGCGATTGTACTCGAGAGCCAAGACTCTCCGTATGTCAATATCATCGCTGTCAACAAAGGCGACGAGGATAATGAAGCAATTAAAGCGCTTGTCGAAGTATTGAAATCAAAAGAGATCCAAGACTTCATCCTTGAAGAATGGAAAGGCTCTGTAGTGCCTGTTAAGTAA